One Cardiocondyla obscurior isolate alpha-2009 linkage group LG02, Cobs3.1, whole genome shotgun sequence genomic window, AGAAAAATTCactaattatgtaatataattcatTAATCACACAAAATATAGCATAACgctcaataattatattctaattGATAATTACTAACAGTGATTGCAGCATCTGTTTGAATATATCCTATATGTCGATTATTTAAACCAAGCTCTTGACTTTGTCTATTTACACTGCTTACTACTCCGCTTGTTATAGTGTTGCTAAGAGCCAGTGGTGAACCAATAGCCACTACAAACTCTCCAGGCCTGATATTTGCTGAAGAACCAAGTTTCATTACTGGTAAATTGGTCTGCATAAGTGGGTAATACAAATTAACAATCATAGAcatttcaatattaacatttatgcataaaataaaattaagttaccTTATTTATTCGCACAGTAGCAAGATCACCTTGTAAATCATAGTCTTCTATTATTCCAGTATATGTACTACCATCATAAAGTCGTacctatatataaaaaaatacaaaaacacttatagataaaaataattaattacatatgtaaattacatgaaatatttaaaaagaatagatttaagatttaaaaaattgtaaaatctaGAATACTTGTAGCACAGGATGTTTGAAAGGATGAAGGGACTCATAAAAGACTCACATTTACCTTAACCATTGTATTAGGCTTATTTATTACAACATGAgcatttgttaatattaaaccATCCTCATTGATGATAAATCCAGATCCATTGCTGGTGGTAATTGGCTTCCCTGTGAAATAGTCTATgctgttttataaaaagtagAGTGTTAgtatatattcatattaaaaatagacagTTTCATTACCATATTAACGATGTTACCTATTGCTATCTTTGATCTCGATGTATACAACAGCTGGTGCAGATATCTCCACCACGTCCgctataaaattgtatttttccCTATTTTTATTGCTGTCGGACGGTGGCAACGAAATAGCGTGAACAACGAGACAGCACGGAACAGttagatttataattttttgtcgGATATCTCGCCAATTATACAAGGCATAACAAATGCTCGCTGCTCCAGAAACAAGCGTGGTATAGGTTAGAAACGTTCTCGCTCTGTTACTTTCAACTCTACGTTCGTGCTGCTGCttctgctgctgttgctgatGATACGAGTGGATCGTTCGCGTTCCAGCATGCCGCTCCGTGAACGCGAGAGTCGTGAAACgtgaaatttttgatttattcgCTCTTACCAAAGAAATACACGGCACGCGCGACAAGGAAGACGCCATCTTCAAACTGCAATACGTGCTACGAACGGCTGCAAATCAGCGGTCTGTTGAAATCGTAATAATTCGCGCAGTAGTATCGAATATCCATTTTCGCGTAAACTTTCAGTGAAACGGTGCCCCTTGTCGCGAGTTTGGCAACCGGTCGACTCCCTTGAATTCTCGCGCTCGATTATTTGCAAGATCGCCATCGGCGATCGTCGGCGAACTTCGTGCAAACACAATCCTTTCTAAAAATTCGATTGGTCTTTCATTTCAAgcagagcccaactcggaagaGAGCTGGCTTCACACAGACGAGTTTCTGCCTCTGCATcagtacgcgtggaagccgcaattccgagttgggctctttGATTTCAAGATATAACCTAACTAATTTCgttctaaaattttttcaacaaatGTTATTTGCGAATGACAGATTCGTGACACATCAacagtaatattatataattaaaatatgtttgcAAGCAAGCTAACTTTATCGATCTCgcgatcaattaaatataacttttcgAATATTCGACAAATGAGCGCTACAATGAACACCGACTGtgttaaatctttattatacAAAGAATACGGCGATCCTGTTGAGGTTCTTCAAATAACAACACAAGCGATAGAACAGCCAGCTGATGATCAAGTAATTTTTactacaattaaatattttctcttagaaatttttaatttttatgtaatttaaacatttttgtaatgtTTCAGGTATCTGTAAAGTGGTTACTATCCCCAGTAAATCCATCTGATATAAATACAATTCAAGGAAAATATCCTAGCAGACCTTCTCTACCAGCAGTGCCAGGAAATGAAGGAGTTGGAGAAATAGTAGCAGTTGGTTCCAATGTTCAAAATTTACATGTTGGAGACAAAGTGGTACCCAATGGTCCTAATTTTGGAATCTGGAGAACACAGGctaattataactttaaagATGTTATGAAagtatgtatttaatattgttattattatttgttacaatAATATAGCTATTGTACATGTCATTTTTTTAGTTATCTTTTTATAGCTACCAAATGATGTTGATCTAGTAGTAGCTAGCATGATAAATGTGAATCCATGTTCAGCATACAGAATGctgaaagattttatttcattaaaatctgGAGATACTGTAATTCAAAATGGTGGTAATTCTGCAGTTGGTCAACAAGTCAttcaattatgcaaaatatggaattataaatctattaatattgttaGAGATAGGCCAAATATAAAGGAATTAAAGGTATAGTACTAattgttttattctttttattacattgcaaattaatatgtatatatgttataaattatttagaatcaATTGACAACATTAGGGGCAACTGAAGTGTTAACTGAAGAGGAGGTCCGAAATACACAATTGttcaaaagtaaaaagttaCCTGCACCTAAATTAGCTCTTAATTGTATCGGTGGCCAAAGTGCCCATGAAGTAATGAGACATCTGGATCATAGTGGTACAATGGTTACTTATGGCGGTATGTCCAGAGAACCATTAACTGTACCAATTGCTGCACTTATTTTTAAggtaattcaaaattatattcgtgagtaagagtagaaaaaaaatttttttaatttaatttgtgtaGAATATATCAGTCAAAGGATTTTGGATGACAGCTTGGACGAAAGCAAATATGGAATCCCAGGAGAGAATGGATATGTTTCAGAATTTAGCAGGTTTCtttagagataaaaaattacaaccaCCACCATATAAATTAGTACCTTTTAGTGAATATCAAGAAGCTATTACTAAAGCACTCAGCTTTGATGGTCGTACgggtataaaatatattttagatttaacGAAATCTTAAgaaacttatatatttttttacatttttatagaCAGAAAACTTTTCTGTCATTTCCAGTTAGTGCATATGATAGCAGTTGAAATTATCTACGAAATTtgcgtagtttttttttacattttgcataaaattaatataaactgaaatattttgtaaaatagaaGAACAGGTTTAgaaataacatataattatatttgttttagtGAAAATAGTGATATATAAatagacaaaaaaatataggaaatataattgcattatatatttaatagataaaaattgtaaattattcgaTTTCGTCAAGAAGATCGAGTAAATCCATACTTCGTTTTAAACCTTCGTTTTCGTCATCAAAAAAATCCGCATACACAGTGTCAAGTTTAGCTCTATAGTCCTCATTTAATTTTGGCTTTTcattttctgaattattttgtttcgCGTTATTTTCCTCGGCATCAATTGCCTTATTTACGATCTCCTCGTCCATGTTTGACAGTAAGTTGAGCGTAAACGGTCTTTCATAATTGGTTTCTTCAGTTCCCAGTTGAACAGCTAGCATACCTAATTCTGCTTTTACACCACAATCTCTTAATAATTGTTGGCTGTCTCGTCTTGTACTTTCTGTTATGCCATATGTTGGCAAATATCTACATAATAAAAtaggtaattattttctatataccGTCATTgatatcgtataatttttatcttacatATTTTTGCCTAATAATGTTTTTCTGTCACCAAAGGCGTCGAAGGAACCTCCACAGCATGTTTCAGGGCTCA contains:
- the Htra2 gene encoding serine protease HTRA2, mitochondrial isoform X2, yielding MASSLSRVPCISLVRANKSKISRFTTLAFTERHAGTRTIHSYHQQQQQKQQHERRVESNRARTFLTYTTLVSGAASICYALYNWRDIRQKIINLTVPCCLVVHAISLPPSDSNKNREKYNFIADVVEISAPAVVYIEIKDSNSIDYFTGKPITTSNGSGFIINEDGLILTNAHVVINKPNTMVKVRLYDGSTYTGIIEDYDLQGDLATVRINKTNLPVMKLGSSANIRPGEFVVAIGSPLALSNTITSGVVSSVNRQSQELGLNNRHIGYIQTDAAITFGNSGGPLVNLNGEAIGINSMKVTPGISFAIPIDYAKEFLKKAEIRRKNKGVSLRDIPRRRYMGITMQTLTPETLNEIQQYNEYMNVRHGVLVWRVIPGSPAYSAGLQSGDIVTHANGEQVLDSNNIYKILEQPGTIKLQILRRGRVSYIQVDPEEI
- the Htra2 gene encoding serine protease HTRA2, mitochondrial isoform X1 — translated: MASSLSRVPCISLVRANKSKISRFTTLAFTERHAGTRTIHSYHQQQQQKQQHERRVESNRARTFLTYTTLVSGAASICYALYNWRDIRQKIINLTVPCCLVVHAISLPPSDSNKNREKYNFIADVVEISAPAVVYIEIKDSNSIDYFTGKPITTSNGSGFIINEDGLILTNAHVVINKPNTMVKVNVRLYDGSTYTGIIEDYDLQGDLATVRINKTNLPVMKLGSSANIRPGEFVVAIGSPLALSNTITSGVVSSVNRQSQELGLNNRHIGYIQTDAAITFGNSGGPLVNLNGEAIGINSMKVTPGISFAIPIDYAKEFLKKAEIRRKNKGVSLRDIPRRRYMGITMQTLTPETLNEIQQYNEYMNVRHGVLVWRVIPGSPAYSAGLQSGDIVTHANGEQVLDSNNIYKILEQPGTIKLQILRRGRVSYIQVDPEEI
- the LOC139113273 gene encoding enoyl-[acyl-carrier-protein] reductase, mitochondrial; the encoded protein is MFASKLTLSISRSIKYNFSNIRQMSATMNTDCVKSLLYKEYGDPVEVLQITTQAIEQPADDQVSVKWLLSPVNPSDINTIQGKYPSRPSLPAVPGNEGVGEIVAVGSNVQNLHVGDKVVPNGPNFGIWRTQANYNFKDVMKLPNDVDLVVASMINVNPCSAYRMLKDFISLKSGDTVIQNGGNSAVGQQVIQLCKIWNYKSINIVRDRPNIKELKNQLTTLGATEVLTEEEVRNTQLFKSKKLPAPKLALNCIGGQSAHEVMRHLDHSGTMVTYGGMSREPLTVPIAALIFKNISVKGFWMTAWTKANMESQERMDMFQNLAGFFRDKKLQPPPYKLVPFSEYQEAITKALSFDGRTGIKYILDLTKS